One Takifugu rubripes chromosome 19, fTakRub1.2, whole genome shotgun sequence genomic window carries:
- the LOC101079255 gene encoding myc proto-oncogene protein-like isoform X2, with protein sequence MLQNFSQSQNWLFSEPLFFDEIYESMSLMDFQSLPTPPQSPPMKAGAAGSNPLSKEDQLSYVSNILLEDQDMQLNWTCDFFQPEGKEKDELSDPCSPEEDSSEECLWQCLAGDRTLEEKLVLGSSPLLPEMNTGIFEGMADSMLDCQSLMNTQEQPSEATSDYGSTGGELSTYSSSDSEEEIDVVTVVRCPSSPCPLPSAADLRVHRQKLEEEQRALERHNIEIQLQHNYAAPRPASPPPSNVCSKRPRGGDSSSRFSASVRSSAALSSRFHHHSSMETEDEEERRRTHNVMERQRRNELKNCFTRLRDIVPELCHNDKASKVVILKKARDYIYGLEDKAHILETKRNKLRVKQQDLKARLEQLRS encoded by the exons ATGTTGCAAAACTTTAGTCAATCGCAAAATTGGCTTTTTTCTGAGCCACTGTTCTTTGACGAGATCTACGAGTCTATGAGTTTAATGGACTTCCAGTCACTGCCAACACCCCCACAGTCCCCCCCAATGAAGGCTGGGGCTGCTGGCAGCAATCCTTTATCAAAAGAGGACCAACTGAGCTACGTCTCCAACATTTTATTGGAAGACCAAGACATGCAGCTCAACTGGACCTGTGACTTCTTCCAGCCGGAGGGGAAAGAGAAGGATGAGCTCAGTGACCCCTGCTCccctgaggaggacagcagtGAGGAATGCCTGTGGCAGTGCCTGGCAGGTGACAGAACTCTGGAAGAGAAGCTGGTGCTTGGCTCCAGCCCACTATTACCTGAAATGAACACCGGCATCTTTGAGGGGATGGCTGACTCCATGCTGGACTGTCAAAGTCTGATGAACACCCAGGAGCAGCCCAGCGAGGCTACGTCGGACTATGGATCAACTGGTGGCGAGCTGTCCACGTACTCATCCAGTGACTCTG AGGAAGAAATTGATGTGGTGACGGTGGTGCGCTGCCCCTCGAGTCCCTGCCCGCTTCCCTCCGCGGCCGACCTGCGCGTCCATCGGCAAAagctggaagaggagcagcgAGCTCTGGAGCGTCACAACATTGAgatccagctgcagcacaacTATGCCGCGCCCCGTCCGGCGTCGCCCCCTCCGTCAAACGTGTGCAGCAAACGGCCAAGGGGGGGCGACAGCTCATCGCGCTTCTCCGCTTCTGTGCGCAGCTCGGCCGCGTTGTCGTCGCGATTCCATCACCACTCTTCTATGGAAaccgaggatgaggaggaacgtCGGCGTACGCACAATGTGATGGAGCGACAACGGCGCAACGAACTCAAGAACTGCTTCACCCGTCTCCGCGACATCGTGCCAGAGCTGTGTCACAACGACAAGGCTTCCAAAGTGGTGATACTGAAGAAGGCGCGCGACTACATCTATGGCCTGGAGGACAAGGCTCACATACTGGAAACTAAAAGGAACAAACTCCGAGTGAAACAACAGGACCTGAAAGCCAGACTAGAGCAGCTGCGCTCTTGA